The Rhododendron vialii isolate Sample 1 chromosome 3a, ASM3025357v1 nucleotide sequence atttaattaattactattaaattcctcatttttctcttcataAATCACTTGCTATAATTCTTGATtatcattttcattatgattacCAGCAGCATCATATTGTCCCTTATTGGATTGGGCATGATTTCTTTGATTACTTGATGCAATTGAGATACATGTTTGCACCGGATAAGCTCATTTGTTGGTTTAATAGCTCTGTGTAGATccccaaactctctctctctctctctcacaagttCATGTGGTAGGGTCTGTTTGGTTTGTTAGCAAGTGAAAATGGTAAAAGGTACagtgaaagaaaggaaagaacaaTCTAAAGGTTTTGACCGAGTGgatttgaaaaaacaaataaatgtatATATTATCTGAGGTCACATATTCGAATTCCACGGAAGCCAAACATTCAAAACCTCAGGGTCACCGAAGGATTTTTCCGGTCTTTAACTTTGGGACCTcataaaattagtcgaggtgagTCGAGGTGCGCGTGAACTGGTCCGGACaacgagttatcaaaaaaaaaaaaaagaagaggaaaagaacaaaagaaatctTGTTTTCTCGCATTTATTTATCTGACGAGGATGAAAAGTTAGGAAGAAAGTTGGTCATGCTCTATTGTTTGGATGTTACGAAAGTCACaaagaagtttttttgtttgtttgtttgcggACAAGTTCATGTGCATATGTGATTGTGTGGGGATCTCTATTTTCCAATTTCCACCTTTTCTTGCTAATAAAATAACACaagaaaattaataaaatttgtaAATTGACCTTGCTACCCTCATCTACTTCCTTGGCCTGAGTCTGCTGGTTCTATCTCCATTTATCATCCATGAATACTACTTTTATAGGTATGTCAAAATCTATCTTTTGAAataggattttggatttgggaaAATGGAAGTGAAAACATTCCTCAATGGTGGTGGAGAACATGTTGTGGCAGCAGAGAAATTGATTTACTGGTTGAAACTTGGGGGTGGAGAAAGTAATGGCAAGATTGAGATTCTTTAGGCCCAagggtttttttgtttgatgaCACTCACTCACTCTTAAGAATGGTCCGTGTGAGATACACTTTCTGTCAGTTCGAATTAAAAATGTGACTGGGCACTTAGTCCACAAACCACAGGGAATTTACGTGCTGATAAATGAGAAGTCAGGGGTTCAAACCGCACATCAACTAAACCACACGGGGTCTAACTGAAGTTTGACCTATTTATTTCTTGGTTATGCAGAGATTGTAGAAGAAGGCCTTGGATTTTCTTTTATCTGTCAAAACTGCCCATAGGGCTACAAAACAGAAGAGAACGCATCTGAAATTAACAAACTGACTAAAGAAGCTGGCACCCTAGTAATCGCAAGACATTTGTTCGAGAAGAGTATCTCAGTATGAAGTGTGGCTCGTTGAAAAGGAAAGATTTGGAAGTCCATTATGATCACTGGATGTTTACAAACTTTGAAACTTAGAACCTCCTTGACCTGATGGGGGTGGTGTTACTCCTCAAAACCCCAAGGTCAAGGGTTCAAGGCTTGGTAAAGGCCAAGATCCAAAAAGAACAGAAACTTAGAACCTCACCGTAAAGCCTTAAACAAAGAACGATGATTACTAGTTTACTACTATGCCAATAGCTCCTGAAAAAAACTAGAAAGGTTGTATGTACGTAGAGTTTCACAAATCACCAATCAAAActataagagttttttttagcCTCTATAAATATACTTGCAGTTAATAAGTCCCCTTGTCCCTCTATCCCAGCATCCATGCTTCAAGTATTAGGATGTCtacttttttgttatttttcattGTGGCTTCTTGTTTTTGTAGGATGCAGCCTGTAGTTCTCTAAGTCCTTGAATTTAAATCATGAACTTTAATTGTGTATTAGGTCTCAGTCGATGCGGAAAGAGCTGTCGGCTCCGGTGGTCAAACTATCTTCGCCCCGACATTAAACGGGGTCCCTTCACTCCTGAAGAAGAGAGTACTATTATCCAGCTTCATGGCATGCTTGGtaacaagtaataaaatttCCTCTACCCTTACATCCATGGGCTCCATTTCACTGAATATGGTTTGAGGATATTGCCAAGTCTTTTAACAGTTCACTTGACTTAGTGATCATGTCATATCACTGCCAGTTGTTTTTGGATGTTTGATTTCATCCTGCTTCACATTCACGAGAGTCGAAATGGTCCATAGGTTGCTCCTTAGCATACACACAAACTTGTTGCAAACCGTATCTGGGATGACATATTTGCAGGTACAACAATCACATACCAAGATCATCACAAGCATGAGCTAACACTAGTAAAATTTTCATAAAGAAAATGTGCCAAGTCGGATTGCTGGAATGTTGCGTAATTTTTCTCCTCCTTTGGAACTTAACAGCTCTATATATGGATTGAATTTTGTGACAGCAACTGTCATACATTCCATTAATGTTCCGGGGTAGTTATCAGAACTTAACTAGTACCCTGTAAGACTTGCCAATAAACTTGAACTCACCATAGAGTTACTACGAGCTTCATTCGAGCTGAGCAAAATAGATAACACTTTTCATTAATCATGTTCCCTCAGTTTTAGTACATACCTCACACTTTTGTTGAATAGGGAATGCTTAGAGAAACTCGTGAGGTTGAGTGATGTATATGGGATTGCTGATTCTGCTGTGCTCTACTTGGATAAATTCCATCTTGGCCCTAGGAGATGAAAACGCTGATGTATTCTAAACTTTAGGCTGTTCGTTCCCCAGAAAAAGTTTCTCTTCTTTAGTTCTCTAAACTTTCTTGCAGTTATGCAAACTATGGGCAGTTTCCGGTTTCACACGAActgaattcaaaaaatttcaggtGGGCTGCCATTGCTTCCCAGCTACCAGGAAGAACAGACAACGAGGTTAAAAACTTCTGGAACTCCCATCTAAAGAAGCGCTACTTATTTTTGGGCCTTAACATGCAGGCCTCCAAACTATCCCCTTCCTTCCAAAAGTCGATCGATATGAAACCCAAGTCCCCATCAACTGCCCACATGGCACAGTGGGAGAGCGCCAGGGTAGAGGCTGAAGCCCGTTTGTCGATGGACTCGGTTCTCAATCCACCGTCAACTGGTAAAACAGACTCCGATTTCTTCCTTCGTCTATGGAATTCTGAGGTCGGCGAATCATTCCGAAAGATTAACGAACAGTATGGAAGAGAAAGCCAAAGCCCAAAAACATCTCAAACATCCTCATCGATGAAAGTTGGGTCTGGTTCTGGTGACCAAAAATGCCTGGAGGAGTATAAGAGTCCCAAAAGTTTCACAGATGATTTGATGGTGGGTTCAGACTCCTCGAATTCGTATGAATTAGAAGACGACTCTTCGGATTCAGCGTTGAAGATGCTGCTAGATTTCCCGGGTGGCAACGATATGGGATTCCTACAAGGACAGCCAGATGATGTCTCCATTTTCCTTTAACAAATAGAGCTGATGGTGCTGCTCTGTTATAGATTATGATTTCCAATCTAGTAAAATTAACTGAGTTTCACCTTACAGCTTCCCAGACTTCAATTGGACCTGATGGTTACCAAATTAGGCTCGGGTAGTGAAAAACGATTTCCCCAGTTTTGATGTTAAGTTGGTAACTACAAGGTCCTGACATAATTGGATGTGTTTTTGTTCTCTACCTTACATTTTACAATGCTATATTATGGGGGTTTTTTTTCCGCAAGTGCTCAATGGGTGTGCGTAAACGGTGATACTCTATCCGTCCCATAacggacaaataaattgggactgagggagtaagttttttttttttttgctttttccaaTTCTTCAGCTATGTATCCCTGCTGTTATTAGcaaatttgttttcaaacaGCCTCGAATTATATCGGAGACGTGAATTTTTCATCGTGATGCATTTCTATGCTTTACATGATACAGATGTACACACCAAACCTATTTATTACAAATTCAATAAGCTATTTTGTCCACATGGTATAAACACAAATCCATCCCTATGCACACCAGAAAAATGAACAGTAACAAATTATCCGGCAAATAAACACACTACACCACACTCAATCGAATAAGTTGACAAATAAATCACAAAGAAGCTACTTTACAAACAGGAATCCATGAGTTCGAACCGGACTAGATTCTGTCATCTTCAAAAGCACCCAAGCAGTTTCTTGGGAGCAGTTCCAGTGGCACGATACTTGGCCGCTATCTCCTCCGCCTTGAGAAGATCTTCGCCACGTCTGGCTTCGATGATTGCCCTCTTTTCTTCTGCTTCCTTGTGGATGATTGCTACCTTGTTTTTCATGGTCTCCACGTACGTAGCCTTTTGTTTCTCCAGTTTCTCCTGCTCACATGATTTACAAACAATATCTGCTCTGATTAAAAACTACCCCTTTTCCAGTGTGCTGACATAAAATTGTACCCACTTTTGAAATCTATGTTCGGTTGGAGTTTTGAGGATTGTTTGCCGTACTTATTTTCCCAGCATCATATCGTTGTTTAGTTGACATATTGAAGCTTGTTTTGCAAGAGtgttttgtaaaaaatataaCCCAATTTTTGGGAAAACATCATATTCTGCAAAGCCATTCTGCTTAAAAATGAGTAAGATACGAAAAATACGGGTGCTTTCGTTACCAAAAACAGTTTCCCACCACATAGTGGTCTGCAAAACTGCAAGCACACAGAAAACACATACTggtcaagaaaagaaaaaaagcttcTTACCACCATCCTTTTCAACTCAGCGTCTACATTAGCTTTCTTGGTGTTCTCCCATGCTCCAATTTCAGATAGCTTTTTCTGTGCTCTGTTCAATAATTTCAGATTGTAAGGTCCGGTATACATTTCTGTTTTGATTACTGGGAAACAAATATCTGACAATGTATATAGCCTAGACCCAGGACTCTCAGACTATTAATGGGTTTAAACATAAAACAGAAGCATATCACGGTGCCTATAATCCTTGGCATATTGTTTTTTGCGAACAATGTCGAAGGGGAAAATGGTAACAGAAATAACGCAAGATTCAATACACAATACACAATACACAATACACAATCCACAATCACGATCTGATCAAGAAAAAAGCCCAAGAATACACTACAATGCCTGCAGTAACGTCGTATGTTTCAGTTATTGGGTGAACTTCCACCCGCACTTCACTATGATGCCAAAATAGAGTAGCGCTAATATGTCAGATTAAGATGGTCCGGATTCAGTGATTTTCTCGTCAAATTTGATTTTCCGTAAAAGAATTATTTGGCGGAAATAGTGAAGATAAACTGCAAGTCATAATCATCATCATGACTTCGTCATAGTAATTCGGCAGAATAAACTTCGCAGttcttgaggaaaaaaaaaagagtggttTCTATTCAAGAATACCCTTACTTGTTTTCTGCTTTTGACTTCTCACTTTCTTCCCATGCTCTGATTAGAGATATCCTCTTCTCTGTGGCAACTCGGGCCAGAACAGCATCTGAAAAAAGTAAGATAATCGCTTTTAATAATTCAAGCTCTGTTTTAGGTAGAAAAAGCTTCGTATGAGGTAGAAAGAGGAACACTCAAGTAATTTCTTGTTACCTCTGTTGATAGAACCCTCAGCAGGTTTCTCTTCTACAGGTTTCTCATCCACAGAATCTGGAATATCTGcattgataaaaaaagagaaactactataacaaaaaataagattggCGAAATTTGCGAAGGTTCTTGTTTGGGATTTCAAAACTTAAGGACACTGCATTACACAAGCCAAGAATTGCCAACTTTCCTGTCTCTTAAGCCATACACAAGTTCGTACCAACAGAACTCAATAGGGAACTACTTATAACTTCCTATGATCATTAGTTGCCCTAATCTTGAACCATAGGTTCAATTGTTCCAAGGAAGTCCCTTTAAACACATAGAATTGAACCATTAAACATAGTCGTCATGATCACTTTCATGAGATAGTACATCATACTCATTTTCTAAACTAACTCTCGATTGCatctgttttgtttgttttaagaAATTAGTAAAGATCATACTCACCAATAGGCTATACTTTGTGAACTAATTATTAAGTCACCCAACTGTGTTTAATTATTTACAAATCAAATTAATGAATCTGTTTCTTGCTCATATTAGGTATTAGTATTGACAAAAACATAAGGCCAAATAGAGTATACTCCGTGCCAAGTGTCAAAAGATATTAAATCCAAAAATAATCCTTCCTGCATAACAGCTTccacacacacgcgcgcgcacagaaagagagagagatccactGGCTTTTCATTTCCTGATTTTGGTGTTACAACTGCTTACAGGCACTCTTCACTGGCTTTTCATTTCCAGATTTGTGGTTATCTAACTGATTAGTGCTTTTCATTGAATatctgaattttttattttgaactcAAAATCTGAAAGCTCGAACAAATAAATTATGCAATATTGGCCGGAACCAGCAAGAAGTTAAGCAAGCTAACCAACTAAAAATTAAATctataattaaattaaaagagaaaagcTCCCAACTTCACAACTTAAACCCACAAGATGAATTCACGGATCCAGAATCTCCTATGCTGAATACGAAACAAAATTAGGATATGAACAGAAGAGAGTACTAAAAGAATTTCTAAAGAACAaagtagaaaagaaaattaaacccTCGATAAATCTTCTTCTAACTCTAGGAGGACAAACATATAAATCAGAATTCTTGATTTTGAGTCTCTATACTCAAAACTCCACACCAACCAAAACAGTACTAACAGAATTATCAAGTTCAGATCGAGTTTTTTCCTTCccaagaaacaaaaacatttgcataaatcacaaggaaaataattttcgcgctccacttttgtcGCAGGTGCTCCACTTTGtttatgaagttactagtaactttcacgttaaaagtggaggGCCTCCGtacaaaagtggagcgccaaaatCAGCATTCAAATCACAAACGTAGAGAATCAATTGGAAGTTGGAGGTTCTTGGGGCCACCTCAACCCAAGCTTATGCGTGTGAAACAGTTGTGGGAGGGGCAGGTGCTGTAAGAATTAGTGTGCGTGTAAGCTGTCTCAGGACACAATACccgcaacaacaaaaaaacatagcGAATGAATTGAATCGCATCTTTCACCCGACAGAGTAACTCCGAAGGACTTTCGGAATTCTTCAAGATAACAGAGAATTGGACTAGTTACCCAAAAAGACATCGAAttgaaataaatatttgttgtgtgtgtgtgtgtgagtgtgcgtgagagagagagagagagagagagagagagagagagagagagagagagagagagagatgttacGTCCGACGACGGCGAGGGATTTGGAGTCATCGGGTTTTTCTTCTGGAGGAGGGGGAGGTGGTGGAATGACGGATTTCTCCTCAGCTACGTCTGTCGGAGCTTCGGTGGGTTCTGGAGCAGGGGCCGGAGCCGGAGGAGGTGGAGGCTCCGACGGGGTCTCAGATTCAACCTTCTTGGGCTCCTGAACTTCtgccatttctttctttttcggctaccaagaaagagaaagatgatGATCCCACAACTCACTCAAagacagatagagagagagagagagagagagagagagagggagcggaaagagaggaaaagggGTAACTGTCGCTGGCTAGACTAGCTGGATTTGGTGGGTATGGGTGGCCAATTAAGAGCTGGCACGGAGTGTGCGTATGCGTTATGAGAGAGAAGCCTTAGTTGGGTTCGTCGGTGAATTTGCTCTTCATGCATTTGATCAATGTTCAATTTTTGGACTTAAGCCGCAAGAAATTAATTCTTGTGAATTTCTAGACCAGGCGAGGATCACTTGTCTTGACCGGATCGATCCTCGCCTGGACCggaccaaaaaagaaattatttgagATGCGAATAAGTTGGCCCGAACATCACTaattgagaaaagaaagaaaagaggggagagagagagagagtagacaATTGGTGAAAATATCCGTTTTAGGAAAAGCTAAAAGCAAAGATACGCAAGTGATAGGAGTATTTTGATGAACATGactgttcgttttttttttttcttttttttagagttttgttaATATGTGCCTCCAAAGTACACGATAATGTTCAATTAAACCCCACTTTCATAGAGAGTAGTGAAAGTAGTTGGAATATTggataaaaagtaaaacatgTCTGtggagacaaaaataccccttaaTTTTCGCTCCGCTCAATTTTATTTGTGctcccttctttctttctttcttcttttttttttccctttcaccTTCTATTGTCTTTTGGCATCCCAATTTACCCAAACTATAACCCATTTTCCTACCAAACATCCTATATTAGCCCCTCTTCAGCATTTAATTTCCGTTCTTGAGCACTATCAAAAATCATTGGAAAATTACGAAACTCACATCAGATTCAAAAACTCAACAAACACAATATTAATTAAAAAACTCAACAGATTAACAAAAAACGTTCCTTCTTTACGTCAATCTTTTTTTGGCTGgatagttgaatttttttttttgccttaatttggaattttttcgCACTTTTAGttttatgtcaatttttttttggattataggTTCTTCTCGacgagaaaaaattgaaaagtacaaaattatgttcaaaactaatttttttgaataaagacaaataatcCAACAcagataaatttttttgattatttttatttttattcaaaaaaattaaacttaattttgaactttttagatttctctcatcgacacaaaccaataatccataaaattgaacaaatacgaaaaaaattgaataaaagagacaAAACACAATTGAAACAGCTTAGTAAGACAAACCTAGCCTTTTTGCAAATTACAATTTATTCATTCAGCTTTATTAATCTGATTTGAATTCGTTAGATTTTGGTGagtaatttttcactttttttaacTCGAATGTTGAGGGTTTTTAATGGTTAATTCGGGTCCCTGTGGAAGATTTGCAGAGATTGGTGGAGGGGATGGGGAAGGAAGAGTAACGTGGGGGCATTTCAGTCCCATACTAAAAAAACTGAGTCTTCTTAAAGAAACAATTTATTACTCTACCATAATCTTTACATTTCCTGTAAAAAGTAGAGTGAAATAGAACATTTAATGCAATTTTATCATATGCCTTTGGGGCACATATTAACAAGAGcctctttttttggtaaactagAATTATAATAAAACAAATTAGAAGAGTACATGAGTCTAGGATATGCAACCCTCTGGGCGTCCGCCCctaattgaaaagaaatacaACTAGGCATATTATCTAAAATATGAAACCCCATATCCATTTGAAGTCCCAAATCTGCCTACCGGTCCGCACATGCATTGCCCTCTCTAAAGGTATGTTTACCTTCCATCACCCCTAACTGCTACAAGAGGTACTTGCAATCATTCAATAGAGCACTCAATTAGTGTGTTTCATCCCAATTTGTAGCAAGAAACTGGATCATGACCATGGAGTCTGATTCAACTTCCAAATTTGGTATTTTCTGGTTAAGGGGGAGTAATAACTACTCTTTACCATCTTGTGTGCTTTTCGTGGTTGTTAAATTTCGTCTTCTGTTAGCAAAATATGCAGAAAATATCAAAAGTTGAAGTCGCGAAAGCTTAAGAAGAACATAAAGCAATTCAACGAGTTTGAAATTTATTGGTTAGCGACGGATCTCCAAAGAACAGAATTCTTTTCTAAGCATGTTTAGTTTAAGAATATCCAAGAGTAAATGCGTCAAACAATTTGTTGATtccaaaaaataccaaataaaGTAAAGTGGAGAAATAAGAGATCAGAATTCTAAATAGATTTTATTAGTACAGTAATTAATAACCATCCTTAAACAAGTAGAGAGTAATGATGTTTTAGTAAAATACTTTCCTAGCTAATACCCTagaatttacaaaaacaaaattcaaatcaaatccttagtaaaaaagaaggaaagaaatctTGGTGCAACTTCGTCGTAGTTGATGAAAGAGGATAAACAGAGATGTTTCAAGTCACGTTACAATGTCGTTGTCCTTAAGACGATATTCACCCCCACCAATTCGAGAGAATCTGGTGTGTACCGGGTTACAGTGAAGTTGCctccaaaataaaaatgaatctTAGTCTCCAACTGTTATCTAACTGCATTATGCACTAACGAAGAGAGACCCGAATACCATCGAATTTTACGAGCTTGCCAAGAACAAATGTATAagataattctagagagaaataACAATCAGAATTGTTCTGATTATCTCTCAACTTCGAATTGGCAAAATCATTTGCCTTTTCATAGGCATAGACTATGACTATTAGCCAAAGATTGCATCTCATTGATTAATTTCAATAGCCATGTCTATTCATAATAGTCATATCTATTCATGCGACCTTAATAGTCATACATTTTGGTTTGATCACACTTATTGATCATTTAGTCTGAAAAGACACACCTTTTGTGCTTAAAATCCAATGTTTATGTTAATTCATTTAACCTAAATAGACACATCTCCTGGAATAAAACCGTTCACCAATAGTTACATTTAATATTCATTAATATTTTAGAAATGTTccaacaataaacaaaaatagaaataaattcAAAGGCAAATAATGATGTAAAATACTCTAGATATTTTTACATAAATacgttattttttttactataacATAAATTCCACTCTAATTAAATTTTACTACTAAAGAATACTGTATTTTACTTGAATTCTCATCTTCATTGCAAAAAGTATTACTCATTGCATATCTTCGCTtattttaatttcatatttattaAGGTTGTGTCTCGTAACCATCCccaatatataaaaataaaaaaaaataaaaaaaccatgACTATCCCACTGCGTGttttaattacccaaaaaaattcccACCATTTCCAGCCCTAATACGAAGCATTTGAGCGACGACAAATTCCATTCTACTATTTTCTGTTAATTTCCCCACTTGTAATAATGGGCCCACCTTGTTCTTACATTTGATTTGATGATAGGATTAGATTGTCGCGGGTATTGGAAGGCGGCTTATTACATATCCACATAGCAATCAATCACTCTTCACACTCTCTCAATAGAtcgtcttcttcttttccacCACAAAAAATATCTGCCGATCATCAATGAGAACAAGAAATGGAAAGAAACACCCAACGATAGTCCGGTGATCAATGCCTTAGATTTacgagcttttttttttttttttgagtcagtCCATAT carries:
- the LOC131319576 gene encoding transcription factor MYB17-like isoform X2 — its product is MEVKTFLNGGGEHVVAAEKLIYWLKLGGGESLSRCGKSCRLRWSNYLRPDIKRGPFTPEEESTIIQLHGMLGNKWAAIASQLPGRTDNEVKNFWNSHLKKRYLFLGLNMQASKLSPSFQKSIDMKPKSPSTAHMAQWESARVEAEARLSMDSVLNPPSTGKTDSDFFLRLWNSEVGESFRKINEQYGRESQSPKTSQTSSSMKVGSGSGDQKCLEEYKSPKSFTDDLMVGSDSSNSYELEDDSSDSALKMLLDFPGGNDMGFLQGQPDDVSIFL
- the LOC131319576 gene encoding transcription factor MYB17-like isoform X1, yielding MGRSPCCEKDQVRKGAWTPEEDNVLVDYIAEHGHGTWRSLPKRAGLSRCGKSCRLRWSNYLRPDIKRGPFTPEEESTIIQLHGMLGNKWAAIASQLPGRTDNEVKNFWNSHLKKRYLFLGLNMQASKLSPSFQKSIDMKPKSPSTAHMAQWESARVEAEARLSMDSVLNPPSTGKTDSDFFLRLWNSEVGESFRKINEQYGRESQSPKTSQTSSSMKVGSGSGDQKCLEEYKSPKSFTDDLMVGSDSSNSYELEDDSSDSALKMLLDFPGGNDMGFLQGQPDDVSIFL
- the LOC131319577 gene encoding remorin-like produces the protein MAEVQEPKKVESETPSEPPPPPAPAPAPEPTEAPTDVAEEKSVIPPPPPPPEEKPDDSKSLAVVGHIPDSVDEKPVEEKPAEGSINRDAVLARVATEKRISLIRAWEESEKSKAENKAQKKLSEIGAWENTKKANVDAELKRMVEKLEKQKATYVETMKNKVAIIHKEAEEKRAIIEARRGEDLLKAEEIAAKYRATGTAPKKLLGCF